From a region of the Bacteroidota bacterium genome:
- the truB gene encoding tRNA pseudouridine(55) synthase TruB yields the protein MSNLIDFSAGEVILIDKQQGISSFTIIRMLKRIVRIKKIGHAGTLDPMATGLVILCTGKMTKQIEQYQGQEKTYEGVITLGGITPSYDAETEVSESFDYSKIKIEDIETARKSFIGEIEQIPPIYSALKVGGERLYKKARKGEKVEIKSRKVEIYSFDILDVSLPKVRFRVKCSKGTYIRSLAYDFGRALQNGAYLTELRRTFIGDYAVSDALSIQEFEVKIAAAQEVIL from the coding sequence ATATCCAACCTTATTGACTTTTCAGCTGGAGAAGTCATTCTAATTGATAAACAACAAGGTATTAGTAGTTTTACCATTATACGCATGCTTAAACGCATTGTACGTATAAAAAAGATAGGACATGCCGGAACTTTAGATCCTATGGCCACTGGTTTGGTGATACTGTGTACGGGGAAAATGACCAAGCAAATTGAACAATATCAAGGACAAGAAAAAACATACGAAGGAGTAATTACGCTTGGTGGAATAACACCTTCTTATGATGCTGAAACAGAGGTGTCAGAATCCTTTGATTATAGCAAAATAAAAATAGAGGATATAGAAACTGCCCGAAAGAGTTTTATTGGCGAAATTGAACAAATTCCTCCAATTTATTCAGCATTGAAAGTTGGTGGCGAACGCCTATATAAAAAAGCTAGAAAAGGTGAAAAGGTGGAGATTAAATCACGAAAGGTAGAGATTTATTCTTTTGATATATTGGATGTTAGTTTGCCTAAAGTAAGATTTAGGGTAAAATGTAGTAAGGGAACTTATATTCGTTCGCTTGCTTATGATTTTGGACGAGCTCTACAAAATGGGGCTTATTTAACAGAATTAAGGCGTACTTTTATAGGAGATTATGCTGTAAGCGATGCACTTTCGATTCAAGAATTTGAGGTAAAAATTGCAGCTGCTCAAGAGGTGATATTATAA
- a CDS encoding undecaprenyl-diphosphate phosphatase, giving the protein MDWIQALILGLVQGLTEFLPVSSSGHIELGKALMGVDAERSLTFTIVVHGATVLSTIVVFRKDLIDIFKGLFKFKWNSETDYTTKIILSMIPAILVGLFLEDQLKPFFEGNVLLVGIFLLVTAGLLAITYYAPKTTKDINYPKALLIGLAQAAAVIPGISRSGATIATGLLAGIDKEKITKFSFLMVLIPIIGKNLLEMFSGELTSGAGIDPMALLVGFIAAFASGLVACKLMIGIVKKGKLIYFAAYCLVIGLIAILFGLI; this is encoded by the coding sequence GTGGATTGGATACAAGCTCTTATTTTAGGTCTCGTTCAAGGACTTACTGAATTTCTCCCCGTTAGTAGTAGTGGACATATAGAATTGGGTAAAGCATTAATGGGTGTTGATGCTGAAAGAAGTTTGACGTTCACAATAGTTGTACATGGAGCTACTGTTTTAAGTACTATTGTTGTATTTCGTAAAGATCTTATCGATATTTTTAAAGGATTATTCAAATTCAAATGGAATTCAGAAACTGATTATACCACTAAGATTATTCTTTCCATGATTCCTGCTATATTGGTAGGCCTATTTTTAGAAGATCAGTTAAAACCATTTTTTGAAGGGAATGTCCTTTTGGTTGGTATTTTCTTGTTAGTAACTGCTGGTCTGTTGGCTATTACATATTATGCACCCAAAACAACGAAAGATATTAATTATCCTAAAGCCCTTTTAATTGGACTGGCTCAAGCAGCGGCTGTAATTCCTGGAATATCAAGATCAGGAGCTACCATTGCAACTGGTTTATTAGCAGGCATCGATAAGGAGAAAATTACTAAGTTTTCTTTTCTCATGGTTTTGATACCTATCATTGGTAAAAACCTTTTGGAAATGTTTAGTGGGGAATTAACTTCTGGTGCTGGTATCGATCCAATGGCACTATTAGTAGGTTTTATTGCGGCATTTGCATCAGGACTAGTTGCCTGCAAATTGATGATTGGCATTGTCAAAAAGGGTAAACTTATTTATTTTGCCGCTTACTGTTTGGTCATTGGACTTATCGCAATCCTATTTGGGTTAATCTAA
- a CDS encoding DUF3098 domain-containing protein, producing the protein MAKAKGKKVEKVPQQEAAPKQAKETFALGKENYILMAIGVLIMVIGYILMAGKDDIFSFGNTSLPVIIVISGFVFEFYAILKKPKSNSEQE; encoded by the coding sequence ATGGCTAAGGCTAAAGGTAAAAAAGTTGAAAAAGTTCCTCAGCAGGAAGCAGCACCTAAACAAGCTAAAGAGACTTTTGCGTTAGGAAAAGAAAACTATATTTTAATGGCAATTGGAGTTCTGATAATGGTGATTGGATACATACTAATGGCTGGTAAAGATGATATTTTTAGTTTTGGAAATACGAGTTTGCCGGTAATCATCGTGATATCAGGATTTGTTTTTGAATTCTATGCAATTTTAAAGAAACCCAAAAGCAACTCAGAGCAAGAGTAG